One genomic region from Quercus robur chromosome 4, dhQueRobu3.1, whole genome shotgun sequence encodes:
- the LOC126720807 gene encoding probable glutathione S-transferase, producing MADEVILLDSWLSMYGMRVKIALAEKGIKYEYKQEDLLNNKSPLLLEVNPIHKKIPVLIHNGKPICESLIIVQYIDEVWNDKSPLLPSDPYQRAHARFWGDFVDKKVNDVTKKVWTTKGEELEAGKKEFFETFKILEGELGDKPYFGGETFGFVDLSLVTFYSWFHAFEVFGNINIEAECPKIIAWAKRCLQKETVAKSLADEKKVCEAVGQLRKIRGYE from the exons ATGGCGGACGAGGTGATTCTGCTAGACTCCTGGCTCAGTATGTATGGGATGAGGGTCAAGATTGCACTGGCTGAGAAGGGTATAAAGTATGAGTACAAGCAAGAGGACTTGTTGAATAACAAGAGCCCTCTGCTTTTAGAGGTGAACCCCATACACAAGAAGATCCCAGTTCTCATCCACAATGGCAAACCTATTTGTGAGTCTCTCATCATTGTTCAGTACATAGATGAGGTCTGGAACGATAAGTCTCCATTGCTTCCCTCTGATCCGTACCAGAGAGCTCATGCTAGGTTCTGGGGTGATTTTGTTGATAAGAAG gTTAATGATGTTACAAAGAAGGTATGGACTACAAAAGGAGAAGAGCTGGAGGCAGGCAAGAAGGAATTCTTTGAAACCTTCAAGATATTGGAGGGGGAGCTTGGTGACAAGCCTTACTTTGGGGGTGAAACATTTGGGTTTGTGGACCTTTCTCTTGTCACTTTCTACAGCTGGTTCCATGCCTTTGAGGTATTTGGCAATATCAACATAGAGGCAGAGTGCCCCAAGATTATTGCATGGGCTAAGAGGTGCCTGCAAAAGGAGACTGTGGCCAAGTCTCTTGCTGACGAGAAGAAAGTTTGTGAGGCTGTTGGGCAATTGAGGAAAATACGTGGCTACGAGTAG